The nucleotide window TTCCGGAAATCAAAATGGATGAAGAGATTCGACTCAAAGCTTTGAAACCAATCGAGGCGATGCTGGAACTTTCCAAAAGCATCAAATAAATCACAAACCTTGTCTTAACTGATGAGGTTTTTTTATGTGATAATTTGGGCAATCCCCTCGCCTATTCTTGCCCACCGCTCGGGTCGGGCTATCCGCTGCAATCTTTTGCCAAAGCCTTTCCAACCCCAAAAAGATTTCCACTACTATCCCTATTGCAGCTGCGCACAAAAGAAACTGTCAACAAAATTCGAAATCTTAGTCAAAGTTTTTCTATTTTTAAAACATGAAATCAAAAATCATCCTCGAAGACATCAAAATCTACGCTTACCACGGTGTTTTGCCTGAAGAAGCCATCATCGGAAACCATTACGTTGTGAATCTGGAAGTTCATGCAGATCTGGAAGAGGCGTCGCAGTCAGATGATCTTGATGACACCATTAATTATGCTGAGATTAATTCAATCATTCATCAGGAAATGGAAATCCGTTCACAGCTTCTGGAACACGTGATTGGAAGAATCATCAATAAAATTGAAAATCAGTTTCCCAAGATCACATTCATCAAAATAAAACTGACCAAAACCATCCCGCCAATGCCAGGCGAAATGAAAGGTGTGAGCCTGGAATTTGAGAAAGAAAGTAATTCGCTAAAATAAAAATTATTAAACTTAAAAACCATGAAAAACAACTACAGAATCGTTGAACGCTACAAAGCAGAAAAAATCTTAAGATTCGTCAATGCGATCATAGACTCGCTATCAACCTTTGTTTTGGTTGTCATTGTCTATTTGATTGCTGTCCTTATTTATTCCTTAGTGACCGGAAATGATTTCATTATGGTCACAGATTCCGTTTCGCAAATGAATCCTTTACTAGACAGGCTGGTCACGAGTGTTCTTTTTGCTTTCTTTATGTTTGTGATTGAATTTGTCACAAAAGGGCGAAGCTTGGGCAAATTGATTACAGGAACAATGGTAGTCCACGAAAATGGAGGTCTGCCCACTTCCAATGATTTTCTCAAAAGGAACT belongs to Chryseobacterium sp. KACC 21268 and includes:
- a CDS encoding RDD family protein, with the protein product MKNNYRIVERYKAEKILRFVNAIIDSLSTFVLVVIVYLIAVLIYSLVTGNDFIMVTDSVSQMNPLLDRLVTSVLFAFFMFVIEFVTKGRSLGKLITGTMVVHENGGLPTSNDFLKRNFSRIVPFDALSFLGNRGWHDSWSYTKVVKRKAYLEAVERESSIEDIGQIATE
- the folB gene encoding dihydroneopterin aldolase, whose protein sequence is MKSKIILEDIKIYAYHGVLPEEAIIGNHYVVNLEVHADLEEASQSDDLDDTINYAEINSIIHQEMEIRSQLLEHVIGRIINKIENQFPKITFIKIKLTKTIPPMPGEMKGVSLEFEKESNSLK